Proteins encoded within one genomic window of Halocatena marina:
- a CDS encoding isochorismate synthase MenF → MSRLRGGESVYSFEGSLISRSLPIDPPSFLSVIRSSDTPRTVWSTPEQASETGGTTVVGNGAAAVLRADGSDRFMTIRERATDLFTNSDVDTDAEAARPRLFGGFAFHDDHASRAPWSGFPGAQFVLPRIQITWKDDRAWLTVNTVGESQRGIEEYLTDATQWLSSLSTSGENSDPPGIADRERATDRDDWRAAVEASVEQIRVGALRKVVLAQALRTTLADELSVPDTLARLRETYPDCFGFLIDALDGAHFLGATPERLVSLRGRTVETGALAGTTGRGDTPEEDEWLARELLSSEKDNHEHDLVVEAIREQLEPLSTTITTDERRIRRLATVQHLETPLSAELTRDEHILSLVEALHPTPAVGGLPPDRALATIRTTEPFERGWYAAPVGWFDADGNGTFAVALRSAVTARDVVTLFAGVGIVADSDPDREWDEVQLKYRPVLDALE, encoded by the coding sequence ATGAGTCGACTCCGTGGTGGTGAGTCGGTGTATTCGTTCGAAGGATCGCTTATAAGCCGTTCGTTACCGATCGACCCACCGTCGTTCCTGTCTGTGATTCGGTCGTCTGACACACCACGAACAGTGTGGTCGACACCGGAGCAGGCATCAGAAACGGGAGGGACGACCGTCGTTGGAAACGGAGCGGCTGCTGTTCTACGGGCGGACGGATCGGATCGTTTCATGACAATCCGTGAGCGAGCAACCGATTTATTCACCAACTCCGATGTCGATACGGATGCTGAGGCAGCCCGTCCGCGACTCTTCGGTGGCTTTGCGTTCCACGACGACCACGCTTCCCGTGCACCATGGTCCGGATTTCCTGGCGCACAGTTCGTTCTTCCCCGCATTCAGATCACGTGGAAAGACGATCGCGCGTGGCTCACTGTCAACACAGTTGGCGAGTCTCAGCGAGGAATTGAAGAATATCTCACAGACGCCACGCAGTGGCTGTCTTCACTTTCTACGTCCGGTGAAAATTCGGACCCGCCTGGGATTGCTGACCGCGAGCGAGCGACGGATCGGGACGATTGGCGCGCTGCTGTCGAGGCGTCGGTTGAACAGATTCGTGTTGGTGCTCTCCGGAAAGTTGTTCTTGCACAGGCACTCCGGACGACGCTTGCAGATGAGCTTTCGGTTCCTGATACCCTCGCTCGCCTCCGTGAAACCTATCCTGACTGCTTCGGGTTTCTTATCGATGCCCTCGACGGTGCACACTTCCTCGGAGCAACTCCCGAGCGTCTCGTCTCACTTCGTGGACGAACCGTCGAAACGGGTGCACTCGCGGGAACGACTGGACGCGGCGATACCCCCGAAGAGGACGAATGGCTCGCCCGTGAACTGCTATCCAGCGAGAAGGACAATCACGAGCACGATCTCGTTGTCGAGGCGATTCGAGAACAACTCGAACCGCTTTCGACGACAATCACGACAGACGAACGCCGCATTCGGCGACTGGCGACGGTTCAGCACCTCGAAACGCCACTCTCGGCTGAACTCACGCGAGACGAGCACATTCTCTCACTTGTTGAAGCGCTCCATCCGACGCCTGCAGTCGGTGGACTCCCGCCGGATCGTGCCCTTGCGACCATCCGAACGACAGAACCGTTCGAACGCGGTTGGTATGCCGCACCTGTCGGCTGGTTCGATGCCGATGGCAACGGTACCTTCGCGGTTGCCCTCCGCTCTGCCGTCACGGCGCGAGACGTCGTAACGCTGTTTGCTGGCGTCGGCATCGTTGCAGATAGTGACCCCGACCGTGAATGGGACGAAGTCCAACTGAAATACCGACCAGTTCTCGATGCACTCGAATGA
- a CDS encoding sulfite oxidase-like oxidoreductase — MEYEDVTEIHEEFGGDRLPPGQRETSAFPVLSKGDVPSWDPETWEFRCWGAIENELSYTFDAFQQLPHESQRQDFHCVTGWSRLDCVFTGVTFPTLANRAGVSDDAVHVMFHALDGYTTDLPLSDCLRDEVMFAWELDGEPLTGEHGGPLRVVTPHKYAYKGPKWITGIEFLTEKKRGYWEKRGYSQTANPWHEERYS; from the coding sequence ATGGAATACGAGGACGTGACGGAAATTCACGAAGAATTCGGTGGTGATCGGTTACCACCTGGCCAGCGTGAGACCTCAGCATTCCCTGTGCTCTCGAAGGGAGACGTTCCGTCGTGGGACCCAGAGACGTGGGAGTTTCGCTGCTGGGGGGCGATCGAGAACGAGCTATCATACACGTTCGATGCGTTCCAGCAACTCCCCCACGAGAGCCAGCGACAGGATTTCCACTGCGTGACCGGCTGGAGCCGGCTCGATTGTGTGTTCACTGGAGTTACGTTCCCGACGCTCGCCAATCGTGCGGGCGTCTCCGATGATGCTGTACACGTCATGTTCCACGCACTCGATGGATATACGACGGATCTTCCACTCTCGGATTGTCTCCGCGATGAGGTCATGTTCGCATGGGAACTCGACGGTGAACCACTGACGGGCGAGCACGGTGGACCGCTCAGGGTAGTAACTCCACACAAATACGCGTACAAGGGTCCTAAGTGGATTACAGGTATCGAATTCTTGACTGAAAAGAAGCGTGGATACTGGGAAAAACGTGGCTACTCCCAAACGGCTAATCCATGGCACGAAGAACGGTACAGTTAG